From Cyclopterus lumpus isolate fCycLum1 chromosome 2, fCycLum1.pri, whole genome shotgun sequence, a single genomic window includes:
- the ccdc28a gene encoding coiled-coil domain-containing protein 28A — translation MEERKLKRKSPRTSASTAAPTGGSGRKSNAPSGGRHVGSGHNAGTHSSQKNKNRRGVRDKPRHHLGLGGRPNQNQGQAAPIIQHSFLTDVSDVQEMENGLLSLLNDFHSGKLQAFGNECSIGQMEQVREMQEKLAHLHFDLHSEVDEMPEDQKKVACDTNMDKLLLNLEELSSSIQKLNLADSQEIPRTASM, via the exons ATGGAGGAGCGGAAGCTAAAGAGAAAGAGTCCCAGGACCTCCGCCAGCACGGCGGCCCCGACCGGTGGCTCCGGCCGGAAGAGCAACGCTCCCTCCGGGGGACGGCACGTCGGCTCCGGCCACAACGCGGGGACTCACTCCAgccaaaagaacaaaaataggAG GGGCGTGAGAGACAAACCCAGGCACCACCTGGGTTTGGGTGGGAGGCCGAATCAGAACCAGGGCCAGGCGGCGCCCATCATCCAGCACTCCTTTCTGACCGATGTGTCGGACGTGCAGGAGATGGAGAACGGCCTGCTCAGCCTCCTCAACGACTTCCACTCAGGGAAACTACAAGCGTTTG GCAACGAGTGCTCCATTGGCCAGATGGAGCAGGTGAGAGAGATGCAGGAGAAGCTGGCGCATCTGCACTTTGACCTCCACAGCGAGGTGGACGAAATGCCCGAGGACCAGAAGAAAGTAGCCTGCGACACCAACATGGACAAATTACTTCTGAAC CTTGAGGAGCTGAGTTCGTCAAT TCAGAAACTGAATCTGGCCGACTCCCAAGAGATCCCGAGGACTGCGAGTATGTGA